CCCTTATCGCACGCCGCCTGCAACAGGGCTTGCCTGGACTGCTGCCGAAGACCGGGCCCACAGCGTCAGCACCGCCGCGAGAATGGCCGGAAGCGTGACCGCGGGGAAATCACGCGCGAGCGCCGAGGGCCCGCAGATGCCCACCGCCACTTCCCAGACGTGAAAGAGGGCATGGCCCCAGAGCCAGAGCGTGGCCGCGCCCCAGAGGAAGAGCCGCGCTTGCGGCCGCGCGGCGCCCACGAGGAACGCGGTGCCAATGAACAGGAAGACCAGCCCGATGTCGCGCACGAAGTGCTGGTTGAACGGGCCCGTCGAGATGACGCCCGGCACCGCCAGGTACCAGGTGCCGGGGGCCACGAGCATGAAGAGGCCGTTGGCCGCCATGGAGAGGCCAAGCAGCACCGCGGTGGCGATACAGATTTTCGTGAGGTTCATCGTGGCGCCTCAGGCCTGAAGGGTGGAACGGGTGAGCCACTCCTCGAAGCGGCTCGGCATGATGCGGGCGCCCGGGCCGGGCGTGAGCGAGCGGTCGTCGAGTGGGATGCCGAAGTAGGACGCCTGCGAATCGACGGTGATTGGGCGCGGGTCCTTGTGCGCGGTCAGCCAGCGGGTGACGAACTCCGAGAGGGGACGCTTCTCCGGGCCTGCGATTTCGACCATCCCGTTCACAGGCTCCGCGAGCGCCACGCTGGCCAGCGCCGCCGCCACATCCTCGGCCGCGAGCGGCTGTAGCAAGGCGGGAGACAGGCGGACCGTGCCGCCGTGGCTTCCGGCCTCCGCGATGCTGCCCAGGAACTCGAAGAACTGCGTGGCGCGCACGATCGTGTGGGGGACCGGCGAGGCCTGGATGAGCGCTTCCTGCGCCAGCTTGGCGCGGAAGTAACCCGCGCCCTGCATGCGCTCGGTGCCGACGACCGACAGCGCGACGTGATGCCGGACACCGGCGGCCTTCCCGGCCGCCAGGAGGTTGCGGCTGGAGGTCTCGAAAAAGGCCATGACCGCCGTGTCCTCGAACGAGGGCGAGTTGGCCACGTCCACGACCACCTGCGCGCCGGCCAGTGCCTCCTGGAGCCCCTCCCCGGAGAGGGCGTTGACCCCCGTGGAGGGGGAGGCGGCGATCACCTCATGGTTCAGCGCGCGAAGCCGGGTGACGAGCTTCGTGCCGATCAGCCCCGAGCCTCCGATGACGACGATCTTCATGGATGTTCTCCCGTGTCCTCATGGCCGAGGGCCCACCGGCGGTGCCGGTCCCTCGGTTTTGACCCGAAGACGAGGGGGCACCTCCGCGTGTGACAGGCCGTGCCGGAATCTTTTCGGGGAGGCCTGCTTCAGTCCCGCAGCCGCGCGGCGAGGCGCGTGAAGCGCTTCTGGGTCTCCCCATTGCGCACCGCGATTCCCAGCGCC
This region of Stigmatella aurantiaca genomic DNA includes:
- a CDS encoding SDR family oxidoreductase; its protein translation is MKIVVIGGSGLIGTKLVTRLRALNHEVIAASPSTGVNALSGEGLQEALAGAQVVVDVANSPSFEDTAVMAFFETSSRNLLAAGKAAGVRHHVALSVVGTERMQGAGYFRAKLAQEALIQASPVPHTIVRATQFFEFLGSIAEAGSHGGTVRLSPALLQPLAAEDVAAALASVALAEPVNGMVEIAGPEKRPLSEFVTRWLTAHKDPRPITVDSQASYFGIPLDDRSLTPGPGARIMPSRFEEWLTRSTLQA